In the genome of Drosophila pseudoobscura strain MV-25-SWS-2005 chromosome 3, UCI_Dpse_MV25, whole genome shotgun sequence, one region contains:
- the ACC gene encoding acetyl-CoA carboxylase isoform X2: protein MEKNNSSVIAATAPPVTATSSLSSSATGGATTKLNEKRFPKGASIKKVQFSSESLKEVDIALSDLSYHQNHNNNTTVIKNKNNNNSIVEIKKKSSVEMSEETNATPATDAERPSFLVGDEIDEKAAEAGEAVDEFPQKMQSASRQNGDISEKRKRLRPSMSRGTGLGQDRHQDRDFHIATTEEFVKRFGGTRVINRVLIANNGIAAVKCMRSIRRWAYEMFKNERAIRFVVMVTPEDLKANAEYIKMADHYVPVPGGSNNNNYANVELIVDIALRTQVQAVWAGWGHASENPKLPELLHKEGLVFLGPPERAMWALGDKVASSIVAQTAEIPTLPWSGSDLKAQYSGKKIKITSDLFARGCVTNVEQGLAAVAKIGFPVMIKASEGGGGKGIRRVDTTEEFPALFRQVQAEVPGSPIFVMKLARGARHLEVQLLADQYGNAISLFGRDCSIQRRHQKIIEEAPAIVAQPEVFEDMEKAAVRLAKMVGYVSAGTVEYLYDPEGRYFFLELNPRLQVEHPCTEMVADVNLPACQLQIGMGIPLYRLKDIRLLYGESPWGSSIIDFENPPNKPMPSGHVIAARITSENPDEGFKPSSGTVQELNFRSSKNVWGYFSVAASGGLHEFADSQFGHCFSWGENRQQARENLVIALKELSIRGDFRTTVEYLITLLETNRFLENTIDTAWLDALIAERVQSEKPDILLGVMCGALHIADRQITESFSSFQTSLERGQIQAANTLTNVIDVELINGGIRYKVQAAKSGANSYFLLMNSSFKEIEVHRLSDGGLLISLEGASYTTYMKEEVDRYRIVIGNQTCVFEKENDPSLLRSPSAGKLINLIVEDGAHVAKGQPFAEIEVMKMVMTLTSQEAGTVTFVRRPGAVLDPGSLLGHLELDDPSLVTKAQPCKSQFHQAENAPIPEKLNRVHNTYKSILENTLAGYCLPEPFNAQRLRDIIEKFMQSLRDPSLPLLELQEVIASISGRIPISVEKKIRKLMTLYERNITSVLAQFPSQQIASVIDSHAATLQKRADRDVFFLTTQSIVQLVQRYRNGIRGRMKAAVHELLRQYYDVESQFQHGHYDKCVGLVREHNKDDMLTVVNTIFSHSQVAKKNLLVTLLIDHLWANEPGLTDELANTLSELTSLNRAEHSRVALRSRQVLIAAHQPAYELRHNQMESIFLSAVDMYGHDFHPENLQRLILSETSIFDILHDFFYHTNRAVCNAALEVYVRRAYTSYELTCLQHLELSGGLPLVHFQFLLPTAHPNRLFSRMSSPEGLDQAAAESMGSSFVRTGAIAAFDSFEHFEMYSDEILDLLEDFVSPAMVNAKVLEAVEAADSISDGRHSTSINVSLSDPVTRANAAEEAKSTEPIHIVSVAVRETGDMDDLQMAQIFGNYCKEHNEELFQRRIRRITFAALKKRQFPKFFTYRARDKFEEDRIYRHLEPASAFHLELNRMKTYNLEALPTANQKMHLYLGRAKVSKGQEVTDYRFFIRSIIRHSDLITKEASFEYLQNEGERVLLEAMDELEVAFSHPHAKRTDCNHIFLNFVPTVIMDPAKIEESVTKMIMRYGPRLWKLRVLQAELKMVIRQSPQSPTQAVRLCIANDSGYFLDISMYTEQTEPETGIIKFKAYGEKQGSLHGHPISTPYMTKDFLQQKRFQAQSSGTTYVYDVPDMFRQMTERHWKEFSNARPSVDIRIPDKILIECKELVLEGDSLIEMQRLPGENNCGMVAWRIVLATPEYPNGREIIVIANDLTYLIGSFGIKEDVLFAKASQLARERKVPRIYISVNSGARIGLAEEVKAMFKIAWEDPEEPDKGFKYLYLSTEDYAQVANLNSVRAILIEDEGEQRYKITDIIGKDDGLGVENLRYAGLIAGETSQAYEEIVTIAMVTCRTIGIGSYVVRLGQRVIQIDNSHIILTGYAALNKLLGRKVYASNNQLGGTQIMFNNGVTHKTEAIDLDGVYTILDWLSYIPAHIGCDLPIVSPSDRIDRPVDFMPTKSPYDPRCMLAGRVNPTNANEWENGFFDRDSWSEIMAPWAKTVVTGRARLGGVPVGVIAVETRTVEVEMPADPANLDSEAKTLQQAGQVWYPDSSYKTAQAIKDFGREELPLIVFANWRGFSGGMKDMYEQIVKFGAYIVDGLREYKKPVLIYLPPNAELRGGAWAVLDSLINPRYMETYADPEARGGVLEPEGIVEIKYKEKDLIKTINRLDATTIALKKEFEEATAAGDNTKAELVDEKIKARLAQLMHVYHTVAVHFADLHDTPERMLEKECISEIVPWRGSRRWLYWRLRRLLLEDAYIKKILRAQDNLSVGQAKQMLRRWLVEEKGATEAYLWDKNEEMVAWYEEQTNTESIVSRNVSSVRRDAIISTISKMLEDCPDVALDAVVGLCQGLTPVNRGVVVRTLAQMQLNEESSSNTQG, encoded by the exons ATGGAGAAAA ACAACTCCAGCGTGATTGCAGCTACAGCACCACCAGTCACAGCCACAAGCAGCTTGTCGTCGAGCGCAACGGGAGGAGCCACAACAAAGCTGAACGAGAAGCGATTCCCCAAAggagccagcatcaagaaggTTCAGTTCTCCAGCGAAAGCCTTAAGGAGGTGGATATTGCCTTGTCCGATCTGAGCTATCACCagaaccacaacaacaacacaactgtcatcaagaacaagaacaacaataaTAGCATTGTCGAAATCAAAAAGAAATCATCAGTCGAAATGAGCGAGGAAACAAATGCAACGCCAGCCACGGATGCGGAGCGTCCAAGTTTCTTG GTGGGCGATGAGATTGACGAAAAGGCAGCCGAAGCCGGCGAGGCTGTAGACGAGTTCCCCCAGAAGATGCAGAGCGCGTCCCGGCAGAATGGCGATATATCGGAGAAACGCAAGCGATTAAG ACCGAGCATGTCGCGTGGCACTGGCCTGGGCCAGGACCGCCATCAGGATCGTGACTTTCATATAGCCACCACCGAGGAGTTTGTGAAGCGTTTCGGCGGTACACGTGTCATTAACCGCGTCCTCATTGCCAACAATGGCATTGCGGCTGTCAAGTGCATGCGTTCCATTCGCCGATGGGCCTACGAGATGTTCAAGAACGAGCGGGCcattcgatttgtggtgaTGGTCACCCCGGAGGACCTGAAGGCGAATGCCGAGTACATCAAGATGGCCGATCACTATGTCCCCGTGCCCGGCGgttccaacaacaacaactatgcGAATGTTGAGCTCATTGTGGACATTGCACTTCGCACACAAGTGCAG GCTGTCTGGGCTGGATGGGGTCATGCCTCGGAGAACCCCAAGTTGCCGGAGCTGCTGCACAAGGAGGGTCTGGTGTTCCTCGGGCCACCGGAGCGCGCCATGTGGGCGCTGGGCGACAAGGTGGCCTCCTCGATTGTGGCCCAAACGGCCGAAATACCCACATTACCATGGTCCGGCTCCGACCTGAAAGCCCAGTACAGCGGCAAGAAGATCAAGATCACCAGCGACCTTTTTGCCCGCGGCTGTGTGACCAATGTGGAGCAGGGTCTGGCGGCTGTCGCCAAGATTG GCTTTCCCGTGATGATCAAGGCTTCGgaaggcggcggcggcaaggGCATTCGTCGCGTGGACACCACCGAAGAGTTCCCCGCCCTGTTCCGTCAGGTGCAGGCCGAGGTGCCCGGCTCCCCCATCTTTGTGATGAAGCTGGCTCGCGGCGCACGCCACTTGGAAGTGCAGCTGCTGGCGGATCAGTACGGAAATGCCATCAGTCTCTTTGGCCGCGATTGCTCCATACAGCGTCGACATCAGAAGATCATCGAGGAGGCCCCGGCCATTGTGGCCCAGCCGGAGGTGTTCGAGGACATGGAAAAGGCGGCCGTGCGCCTGGCCAAGATGGTGGGCTATGTGAGCGCCGGCACCGTGGAGTACCTATACGATCCGGAGGGCAGGTACTTCTTCCTGGAGCTGAACCCCCGTCTGCAGGTGGAGCATCCCTGCACGGAGATGGTGGCCGATGTCAATCTGCCGGCCTGCCAGCTGCAGATCGGCATGGGCATCCCCCTATACCGCCTCAAGGACATTCGCCTGCTGTACGGCGAGTCGCCGTGGGGCTCTTCCATCATTGACTTTGAGAATCCGCCGAACAAGCCCATGCCCTCGGGCCATGTGATCGCTGCGCGTATCACCTCCGAGAATCCCGACGAGGGCTTCAAGCCCAGCTCGGGCACAGTTCAGGAGCTCAACTTCCGCTCCAGCAAGAACGTCTGGGGCTACTTCAGTGTGGCCGCCTCCGGGGGATTGCACGAGTTTGCCGACTCGCAGTTCGGTCACTGCTTCTCCTGGGGCGAGAACCGGCAGCAGGCGCGCGAGAATCTCGTGATTGCCCTCAAGGAGCTGTCGATCCGTGGCGATTTCCGCACCACCGTCGAGTACCTGATCACGCTGCTCGAGACGAATCGCTTCCTGGAGAACACCATCGACACGGCCTGGCTGGATGCTCTCATTGCCGAGCGCGTGCAGTCCGAGAAGCCGGACATACTGCTGGGCGTGATGTGCGGTGCTCTGCACATTGCCGATCGCCAGATCACCGAATCCTTCTCCAGCTTCCAAACGTCGCTGGAGAGGGGCCAGATCCAGGCGGCCAACACCCTGACGAATGTGATAGACGTGGAGCTGATCAACGGAGGGATCCGGTACAAGGTTCAAGCGGCCAAGAGCGGCGCCAACTCGTACTTCCTGCTGATGAACAGCTCCTTCAAGGAGATCGAGGTGCACCGCCTGTCCGACGGCGGCCTGCTGATCTCCCTCGAGGGCGCCTCGTACACCACCTACATGAAGGAGGAGGTGGACCGCTACCGCATCGTGATTGGCAACCAGACGTGCGTCTTCGAGAAGGAGAACGATCCGTCGCTGCTGCGCAGCCCATCGGCGGGAAAGCTCATCAATCTGATTGTGGAGGATGGGGCACATGTGGCCAAGGGCCAGCCCTTTGCCGAGATCGAGGTGATGAAGATGGTGATGACCCTCACCTCGCAGGAGGCAGGCACGGTGACCTTTGTGCGGCGTCCAGGCGCCGTCCTCGACCCGGGCTCCCTGCTGGGCCACCTGGAGCTCGATGATCCCTCGCTGGTGACCAAGGCGCAGCCCTGCAAGAGCCAGTTCCACCAGGCCGAGAACGCGCCCATTCCCGAGAAGCTGAACCGCGTGCACAACACGTACAAGAGCATTTTGGAGAACACCTTGGCCGGCTACTGCCTGCCGGAGCCCTTCAATGCCCAGCGGCTGCGCGACATCATCGAGAAGTTCATGCAGAGCCTGAGGGATCcatcgctgccgctgctggaacTCCAGGAGGTGATTGCCTCCATCTCGGGCCGCATCCCCATCTCCGTGGAGAAGAAGATTCGCAAGCTGATGACCCTCTACGAGCGGAACATCACCAGTGTGTTGGCCCAGTTCCCCTCCCAGCAGATCGCCAGCGTCATCGACAGCCACGCGGCCACCCTGCAGAAGCGCGCCGATCGCGACGTCTTCTTCCTGACCACCCAGAGCATTGTGCAGCTGGTGCAGCGCTACCGGAATGGCATTCGCGGCCGCATGAAGGCCGCCGTTCACGAACTGCTGCGCCAGTACTACGACGTGGAGTCGCAGTTCCAGCACGGCCACTACGACAAGTGCGTGGGCCTGGTGCGGGAGCACAACAAGGACGACATGCTGACGGTGGTGAACACGATATTCTCGCACTCGCAAGTGGCCAAGAAGAACTTGCTCGTTACGCTACTCATCGACCATCTATGGGCCAACGAGCCGGGACTCACCGACGAACTGGCCAACACCCTCAGCGAGCTGACGTCCCTCAACAGGGCCGAGCACTCGCGGGTGGCTCTGCGCTCCCGCCAGGTACTGATTGCCGCCCACCAGCCGGCCTACGAGCTTCGCCACAATCAAATGGAGTCGATATTCCTGTCGGCCGTAGACATGTACGGCCACGACTTCCATCCGGAGAATCTGCAGCGCCTGATCCTCTCGGAGACCTCAATCTTTGACATTCTCCACGATTTCTTCTACCACACGAACCGAGCCGTGTGCAACGCCGCCCTCGAGGTGTACGTGAGGCGCGCCTACACCTCCTATGAGCTGACTTGCCTGCAGCACTTGGAGCTGTCCGGCGGCCTGCCGCTGGTGCATTTCCAGTTCCTGCTGCCCACGGCACATCCGAATCGTCTGTTCTCGCGCATGTCCTCGCCGGAGGGACTAGACCAGGCAGCCGCCGAGTCGATGGGCAGCTCCTTTGTCCGCACCGGAGCGATTGCCGCCTTCGATTCGTTCGAGCACTTTGAGATGTACTCGGACGAGATACTGGACCTTCTCGAGGACTTTGTCTCGCCCGCGATGGTCAATGCCAAGGTGCTGGAGGCTGTGGAGGCAGCCGACTCCATCTCGGACGGCCGTCATAGCACCTCCATCAACGTCTCGCTGTCGGATCCCGTCACCAGAGCCAATGCCGCCGAGGAGGCCAAGTCCACGGAGCCCATTCACATTGTGAGTGTGGCTGTGCGGGAGACCGGAGATATGGACGACTTGCAGATGGCCCAGATCTTCGGGAACTACTGCAAGGAGCACAACGAGGAGCTCTTCCAGCGCCGCATTCGGAGGATAACGTTTGCCGCTTTGAAGAAGCGCCAGTTCCCCAAGTTCTTTACATACCGCGCACGCGACAAGTTCGAGGAGGATCGCATTTATCGGCACCTGGAGCCGGCCTCTGCCTTCCATCTGGAGCTGAACCGCATGAAGACCTACAATCTGGAGGCCCTGCCGACGGCCAACCAGAAGATGCATCTGTATTTGGGCAGGGCAAAAGTGTCCAAGGGACAGGAGGTGACCGACTATCGTTTCTTCATCCGCTCGATCATCCGCCACTCGGACCTCATCACCAAGGAGGCCTCATTTGAGTACCTCCAGAACGAGGGCGAACGGGTGCTGCTGGAGGCCATGGACGAGCTGGAGGTGGCCTTCTCCCACCCGCATGCCAAGCGCACCGACTGCAATCACATCTTTCTCAATTTCGTGCCCACCGTTATCATGGACCCGGCCAAGATCGAGGAGTCCGTCACCAAGATGATCATGCGCTATGGCCCCCGCCTGTGGAAGCTGCGCGTCCTCCAGGCCGAGCTGAAGATGGTCATCCGCCAGTCGCCGCAGTCGCCCACCCAAGCGGTGCGCCTCTGTATTGCCAACGATTCTGGCTACTTCCTGGACATCTCCATGTACACGGAGCAGACGGAGCCGGAGACGGGAATT ATCAAGTTCAAGGCCTATGGAGAGAAGCAGGGTTCCCTTCACGGCCATCCCATTTCGACGCCCTACATGACCAAGGACTTCCTGCAGCAGAAGCGCTTCCAGGCTCAGTCGAGCGGCACCACGTACGTGTACGATGTGCCTGACATGTTCCGCCAGATGACCGAGCGCCACTGGAAGGAGTTCTCCAATGCCCGGCCCTCCGTGGACATACGCATACCCGACAAGATTCTGATTGAATGCAaggagctggtgctggaggGCGACAGCCTCATTGAGATGCAGCGTCTGCCGGGCGAGAACAAT TGCGGCATGGTGGCCTGGCGCATTGTCCTGGCCACGCCGGAGTACCCGAATGGTCGCGAGATCATTGTGATAGCTAATGATCTGACCTACCTGATTGGCTCCTTTGGCATCAAAGAGGATGTGCTGTTCGCCAAGGCTTCCCAGTTGGCGCGCGAACGGAAAGTGCCCAGG ATCTATATATCGGTGAACAGCGGTGCCCGCATTGGACTGGCCGAGGAGGTGAAAGCAATGTTCAAGATAGCATGGGAGGATCCCGAGGAGCCGGACAAGGGCTTCAAGTACCTCTATCTGAGCACCGAGGACTATGCCCAGGTGGCCAATCTCAATTCGGTGCGTGCCATTCTCATCGAGGATGAGGGCGAGCAGCGCTACAAAATCACCGACATCATCGGCAAGGACGATGGCCTGGGCGTCGAAAATCTGCGCTATGCCGGCCTGATTGCCGGCGAAACGTCGCAGGCGTACGAGGAGATTGTCACCATTGCGATGGTCACCTGCCGCACCATCGGCATCGGCTCCTATGTGGTGCGTCTGGGCCAGCGTGTCATCCAGATCGACAACTCGCACATTATACTCACGGGGTATGCGGCCCTGAATAAG CTGCTCGGTCGCAAGGTATACGCCTCAAACAACCAATTGGGCGGCACGCAGATCATGTTCAACAATGGCGTGACCCACAAAACTGAGGCCATCGACTTGGACGGCGTGTATACCATCCTCGACTGGCTCTCGTACATTCCCGCCCACATTGGCTGCGATCTGCCCATCGTTTCGCCCAGCGATCGTATCGATCGGCCTGTCGATTTTATGCCCACCAAGTCGCCGTACGATCCGCGCTGCATGCTGGCCGGTCGTGTGAATCCCACCAATGCAAATGAGTGGGAGAATGGGTTCTTTGATCGTGATTCCTGGAGCGAGATTATGGCCCCGTGGGCCAAGACCGTGGTCACGGGACGTGCTCGACTGGGCGGTGTGCCTGTGGGTGTTATTGCCGTGGAGACGCGAACTGTGGAGGTGGAAATGCCCGCGGATCCGGCCAACCTGGATTCGGAAGCCAAGACACTGCAGCAGGCGGGTCAGGTGTGGTATCCCGACTCATCCTACAAGACGGCGCAAGCCATTAAGGACTTTGGGCGCGAGGAGTTGCCTCTGATTGTGTTCGCCAACTGGCGTGGCTTCTCTGGCGGCATGAAGGACATGTACGAGCAGATCGTCAAGTTTGGGGCCTACATCGTTGACGGACTGCGGGAGTACAAGAAGCCGGTGCTCATCTACCTGCCGCCCAATGCCGAGCTGCGTGGCGGAGCCTGGGCCGTTCTGGACTCGTTGATCAATCCGCGCTACATGGAAACCTATGCGGATCCGGAGGCCCGAGGTGGTGTCCTCGAGCCCGAGGGTATTGTGGAAATCAAATACAAAGAGAAGGACCTCATCAAGACGATAAATCGTCTGGATGCGACCACAATTGCC CTAAAGAAGGAATTCGAAGAGGCAACTGCAGCTGGTGATAACACGAAGGCCGAGCTGGTGGATGAGAAGATCAAGGCTCGTCTTGCGCAGCTAATGCATGTCTATCATACGGTGGCCGTGCACTTTGCCGACCTACACGACACGCCCGAGCGCATGCTGGAGAAGGAGTGCATCAGCGAGATTGTGCCATGGCGCGGCTCGCGACGTTGGCTCTACTGGCGCCTGCGCCGCCTCCTGCTGGAGGATGCATACATCAAGAAGATCTTGCGGGCACAGGACAATCTCTCTGTCGGACAGGCCAAGCAGATGCTCAGACGCTGGCTAGTCGAAGAAAAGGGTGCCACAGAG GCATATCTGTGGGACAAGAATGAGGAAATGGTGGCCTGGTATGAAGAGCAAACGAATACAGAATCTATTGTCTCGCGCAATGTGAGTTCCGTGCGAAGGGATGCCATCATCTCAACCATTTCGAAAATGCTCGAG GACTGTCCCGATGTAGCGCTGGACGCTGTGGTTGGCCTCTGTCAAGGCCTGACTCCCGTCAATCGTGGAGTCGTCGTACGCACACTGGCGCAAATGCAGCTGAACGAAGAGTCCTCTAGCAATACCCAGGGATGA